A genomic segment from Micromonospora echinaurantiaca encodes:
- a CDS encoding type I polyketide synthase, translated as MSNPTATDLPDDGIEPIAIVGMAARLPGAADVNEFWRNLVDGVESSTELTREEQLARGATEAEVDDPGWVNRAPLVDGYDEFDAGLFGMTAREAEITDPQHRLFLESCYTALQDAGYDPGRYDGSVGVYAGTGGNLYLHRYVYRNKRVGGSPHGAVSIATGNSPNYIATNVSYRLDLRGPSLTVHTACSTSLVAFHLACEALRNGECDMALAGGANIELPHVGYLGMDGFTSPDGRCRPFDAGANGTVWGSGVGVTLLKRLSDAIADGDTIRAVVLGNAINNDGAGKVGFTAPSMDGQMEAIAQAVAMADVDPRTISYVEAHGTGTAMGDPIEVAALSTVYTKDTDDRGWCGIGSVKSNIGHLSQPSGIVSVIKTVLAMEHGLIPPTINYETPNPAIEFADTPFYVTNTLTKWDTDGVPRRAGVSSFGIGGTNAHVVLEEAPAAHRPSRRVRPAQLLHVSAKTPTALDTAVRRLAEHLESAADRGPEHLADVAHTLRIGRQEYPHRVAVVATDLADAVTALNTPRRRQAGVAEGPAPRPAFLFSGQGAQYAGMGAQLYAEEPSYRATVDECAELLRPELGLDIRDLILGRDPQAQETLTETRYTQPALFVVEYALATLWQSAGVRPAAMIGHSIGEYVAATVAGVLSLPDALRVVAARGRLMQSMPPGAMLAVALDESVVAERLPDGLAVATVNGPGTCVVAGPAEAVAAFAETLKGKAKPLRTSHAFHSPMMEPILAEFTALMAGVPLRAPAIPFLSNVTGTWITDQQATDPAYWAAHLRQPVRFGACVATLLGEGTWQLVECGPGKQLANLARMQVAKAAEAQRKLTPLGSLPGPGDATGDLATLLGAAAALWCQGTPVRLGSDPDARRVPLPTYPFERRRYWVDPDPVEQVAAAPVETGPRPLPEWFAVPVWRQAAPEPRTEPLGRCLVLVDGPRGDALVAALRAAGEQPLVVRPGDAFAVDGDGWRLRPGVRDDYDALVAALAADGVPARLVHAFVLDGEPAGTDIAATWAAQDRGFFSALHLVQALAGAGLTGADGALTLDLVTTGIGDVSGADLRRPEHATLAGLARVLPVELPGLTVRLLDADPADDGGRALLAELRRPVDPERPEVALRGGRRWVTGYEQVTVDAEGEPGALREGGRYVITGGLGGIGITLAEDFAQRARAKLVLLARSGLPAREEWDAHLTVHGSADRTGRAIAAIRRMEAAGAEVLVLAADVTDPADLHRVRAAAEAAYGGIDGIVHAAGLPGGGMAEIKERTEAERVLAPKLAGTLALAQVFGDLPLDFVVLCSSITAVIGGFGQVDYCAANNALDAYARSGLGWRAPVVSQNWGGWAEVGMAVETNAPAGFRAAGRDTVTTPVEHPVLTTKVTGPDGFVLHGLVSAATHWLLDEHRIGGVPVVPGTAHLESVRAAVAAALPAPAEGACVELRDVVFLEPFSVPDGTVAQYRVELTPSEDGADFAVRSLAAGQTRTHVRGSAGWTVEPAPPAREPAVAGRRVDDDASFGRGRTSMLTFGPRWAALREHHLGDGQELARIAAPAEAVGDLPAWGLHPALLDVATAFGRGQGSGTYLPLSYGRIVVRGSLPAEFLSHLRHRDSATDEVVAADLTLLDPAGRELVAISDFVLRRVDQGAVTGGLATAAPADTAAAAAGPTEDIRPVDGAEAFRRSLTAGLGAQVVIATRTVADIRDRAGRVTTGSLENEPEPAAATPAVTGGGSAAPSTELEVTIAGVWRDALGVPEIGVDDDFFALGGNSLVAVQLIAAMRKATGVRLPMRSLFETPTVAGLAARIEELRATAAPTDEPAAPATIPAIPRLPRA; from the coding sequence ATGAGCAACCCGACCGCAACCGACCTGCCCGACGACGGCATCGAACCGATCGCCATCGTCGGGATGGCCGCCCGCCTGCCCGGCGCGGCCGACGTGAACGAGTTCTGGCGCAACCTGGTCGACGGGGTCGAGTCGAGCACCGAACTCACCCGGGAGGAGCAGCTCGCCCGGGGCGCCACCGAGGCGGAGGTCGACGACCCGGGCTGGGTCAACCGCGCGCCGCTGGTCGACGGGTACGACGAGTTCGACGCGGGGCTGTTCGGCATGACCGCCCGGGAGGCGGAGATCACCGACCCGCAGCACCGGCTGTTCCTGGAGTCCTGCTACACCGCGTTGCAGGACGCCGGCTACGACCCGGGCCGCTACGACGGTTCGGTCGGCGTGTACGCCGGCACCGGCGGCAACCTCTACCTGCACCGCTACGTGTACCGGAACAAGCGGGTCGGCGGCAGCCCGCACGGCGCGGTCTCCATCGCCACCGGCAACTCGCCCAACTACATCGCCACCAACGTGTCGTACCGGCTGGACCTGCGCGGGCCGAGCCTGACCGTGCACACCGCCTGCTCCACCTCGCTGGTCGCGTTCCACCTGGCCTGCGAGGCGCTGCGCAACGGCGAGTGCGACATGGCCCTCGCGGGCGGGGCGAACATCGAACTGCCGCACGTCGGCTACCTCGGCATGGATGGCTTCACCTCGCCCGACGGCCGGTGCCGCCCGTTCGACGCCGGCGCCAACGGCACCGTCTGGGGCAGCGGGGTCGGGGTGACCCTGCTCAAGCGCCTCTCCGACGCGATCGCCGACGGCGACACGATCCGCGCCGTGGTGCTCGGCAACGCGATCAACAACGACGGCGCCGGCAAGGTCGGCTTCACCGCCCCCAGCATGGACGGGCAGATGGAGGCGATCGCCCAGGCCGTCGCGATGGCCGACGTCGATCCGCGCACCATCAGCTACGTCGAGGCGCACGGCACCGGCACCGCGATGGGCGACCCGATCGAGGTGGCCGCGCTCTCCACCGTCTACACCAAGGACACCGACGACCGGGGCTGGTGCGGCATCGGCTCGGTGAAGTCCAACATCGGCCACCTGAGCCAGCCCTCCGGCATCGTCAGCGTGATCAAGACGGTGCTGGCGATGGAGCACGGGCTGATCCCGCCGACCATCAACTACGAGACGCCGAACCCGGCCATCGAGTTCGCCGACACCCCGTTCTACGTGACCAACACGCTGACCAAGTGGGACACCGACGGGGTACCCCGACGGGCCGGGGTCAGCTCGTTCGGTATCGGCGGCACCAACGCCCACGTGGTGCTGGAGGAGGCCCCGGCGGCGCACCGCCCGTCCCGGCGGGTCCGCCCGGCGCAGCTGCTGCACGTGTCGGCGAAGACCCCCACCGCGCTGGACACCGCCGTACGGCGGCTCGCCGAGCACCTGGAGTCCGCCGCCGACCGAGGGCCGGAACACCTCGCCGACGTGGCGCACACGCTGCGGATCGGCCGGCAGGAGTACCCGCACCGGGTCGCCGTGGTGGCCACCGACCTGGCCGACGCGGTGACCGCGCTGAACACTCCGCGCCGCCGGCAGGCCGGGGTGGCCGAGGGACCGGCGCCCCGGCCGGCCTTCCTCTTCTCCGGCCAGGGCGCCCAGTACGCGGGCATGGGCGCGCAGCTCTACGCCGAGGAGCCGAGCTATCGGGCCACCGTGGACGAATGCGCCGAGCTGCTCCGCCCCGAGCTGGGGCTGGACATCCGCGACCTGATCCTCGGCCGTGACCCGCAGGCCCAGGAGACGCTCACCGAGACCCGCTACACCCAGCCCGCCCTGTTCGTCGTCGAGTACGCCCTGGCCACGCTCTGGCAGTCCGCCGGGGTGCGGCCGGCCGCGATGATCGGCCACTCGATCGGCGAGTACGTCGCCGCCACCGTGGCCGGCGTGCTGAGCCTGCCGGACGCGCTGCGGGTGGTCGCTGCCCGGGGCCGGCTGATGCAGTCCATGCCGCCGGGGGCCATGCTGGCCGTCGCGCTGGACGAGTCGGTGGTCGCCGAGCGGCTCCCCGACGGGCTGGCCGTGGCCACCGTGAATGGCCCCGGCACCTGCGTGGTGGCCGGTCCCGCCGAGGCGGTCGCCGCGTTCGCCGAGACGCTCAAGGGCAAGGCCAAGCCGCTGCGCACCTCGCACGCCTTCCACTCGCCGATGATGGAGCCGATCCTCGCCGAGTTCACCGCGCTGATGGCCGGGGTGCCGCTGCGCGCGCCGGCGATCCCGTTCCTGTCCAACGTCACCGGCACCTGGATCACCGACCAGCAGGCCACCGACCCGGCGTACTGGGCGGCGCACCTGCGCCAGCCGGTGCGCTTCGGGGCCTGCGTCGCCACCCTGCTCGGCGAGGGCACCTGGCAGCTCGTCGAGTGCGGCCCCGGTAAGCAGCTGGCCAACCTGGCCCGGATGCAGGTGGCCAAGGCGGCCGAGGCGCAGCGCAAGCTCACCCCGCTGGGCAGCCTGCCCGGCCCGGGCGACGCCACCGGCGACCTGGCCACCCTGCTCGGCGCCGCCGCCGCGCTCTGGTGCCAGGGCACCCCGGTGCGGCTGGGCTCCGACCCGGACGCCCGGCGGGTGCCGCTGCCGACGTACCCGTTCGAGCGGCGTCGCTACTGGGTCGACCCGGACCCGGTGGAGCAGGTCGCCGCCGCGCCGGTCGAGACCGGGCCGCGGCCGCTGCCGGAGTGGTTCGCGGTGCCGGTGTGGCGGCAGGCCGCGCCGGAGCCGCGCACCGAGCCGCTGGGCCGCTGCCTGGTCCTGGTCGACGGCCCGCGCGGCGACGCGCTGGTCGCGGCGCTGCGGGCCGCGGGGGAGCAGCCGCTGGTGGTACGCCCCGGCGACGCCTTCGCCGTCGACGGCGACGGCTGGCGGCTGCGCCCCGGCGTGCGGGACGACTACGACGCGCTGGTGGCCGCGCTGGCCGCCGACGGCGTGCCGGCCCGGCTGGTGCACGCGTTCGTCCTCGACGGCGAACCGGCCGGCACCGACATCGCGGCCACCTGGGCGGCCCAGGACCGCGGCTTCTTCAGCGCCCTGCACCTGGTGCAGGCGCTGGCCGGCGCCGGCCTGACCGGTGCCGACGGCGCGCTCACCCTGGACCTGGTGACCACCGGCATCGGCGACGTCAGCGGCGCCGACCTGCGCCGGCCGGAGCACGCCACGCTGGCCGGGCTGGCCCGGGTGCTCCCGGTGGAACTGCCCGGGCTGACCGTCCGACTGCTCGACGCCGACCCGGCCGACGACGGCGGGCGGGCGCTGCTGGCCGAGCTGCGCCGCCCGGTCGACCCGGAGCGGCCCGAGGTGGCGCTGCGCGGCGGCCGCCGCTGGGTGACCGGCTACGAGCAGGTCACCGTGGACGCCGAGGGCGAGCCGGGGGCGCTGCGCGAGGGCGGCCGGTACGTCATCACCGGTGGCCTCGGCGGCATCGGCATCACCCTGGCCGAGGACTTCGCCCAGCGGGCCCGGGCGAAGCTGGTGCTGCTGGCCCGCTCCGGGCTGCCCGCGCGCGAGGAGTGGGACGCGCACCTGACCGTGCACGGCAGCGCGGACCGCACCGGCCGGGCGATCGCGGCGATCCGCCGGATGGAGGCGGCCGGGGCCGAGGTGCTGGTGCTCGCCGCTGACGTCACCGACCCGGCCGACCTGCACCGGGTACGCGCGGCGGCCGAGGCCGCGTACGGCGGGATCGACGGCATCGTGCACGCGGCCGGCCTGCCCGGCGGCGGCATGGCCGAGATCAAGGAGCGGACCGAGGCGGAGCGGGTGCTGGCGCCCAAGCTCGCCGGCACCCTCGCGCTGGCCCAGGTCTTCGGCGACCTGCCGCTGGACTTCGTGGTGCTCTGCTCGTCGATCACCGCGGTGATCGGCGGCTTCGGCCAGGTCGACTACTGCGCGGCCAACAACGCGCTCGACGCCTACGCCCGCTCCGGGCTGGGCTGGCGGGCGCCGGTGGTGTCGCAGAACTGGGGCGGCTGGGCCGAGGTGGGCATGGCGGTGGAGACCAACGCCCCGGCCGGGTTCCGGGCCGCGGGGCGGGACACCGTCACCACCCCGGTCGAGCACCCGGTGCTCACCACCAAGGTGACCGGCCCGGACGGCTTCGTGCTGCACGGCCTGGTCTCCGCGGCCACCCACTGGCTGCTCGACGAGCACCGCATCGGCGGGGTGCCGGTGGTGCCGGGCACCGCCCACCTGGAGTCGGTTCGCGCGGCGGTGGCCGCCGCGCTGCCCGCCCCCGCCGAGGGCGCCTGCGTGGAACTGCGCGACGTGGTGTTCCTGGAGCCGTTCTCGGTGCCGGACGGCACCGTCGCCCAGTACCGGGTGGAGCTGACCCCGAGCGAGGACGGCGCCGACTTCGCGGTGCGCAGCCTCGCCGCCGGGCAGACCCGTACCCACGTGCGCGGCTCGGCGGGCTGGACCGTGGAGCCGGCCCCGCCGGCGCGGGAGCCGGCCGTCGCCGGCCGCCGGGTGGACGACGACGCGTCGTTCGGCCGTGGCCGCACCAGCATGCTGACCTTCGGGCCGCGCTGGGCCGCGCTGCGCGAGCACCACCTCGGCGACGGCCAGGAACTGGCCCGGATCGCGGCCCCCGCCGAGGCTGTCGGTGACCTGCCGGCGTGGGGGTTGCACCCGGCGCTGCTGGACGTGGCGACCGCGTTCGGCCGGGGGCAGGGCTCGGGCACCTACCTGCCGCTGTCCTACGGGCGGATCGTGGTGCGCGGGTCGCTGCCGGCCGAGTTCCTCAGCCACCTGCGGCACCGGGACAGCGCCACCGACGAGGTGGTGGCCGCCGACCTGACTCTGCTCGACCCGGCCGGCCGGGAACTCGTCGCGATCAGCGACTTCGTGCTGCGCCGGGTCGACCAGGGCGCGGTCACCGGCGGGCTGGCCACCGCCGCGCCGGCCGACACCGCCGCGGCGGCGGCCGGGCCGACCGAGGACATCCGGCCGGTGGACGGCGCGGAGGCGTTCCGGCGCAGCCTCACCGCCGGGCTCGGCGCCCAGGTGGTGATCGCCACCCGGACGGTGGCGGACATCCGCGACCGGGCCGGTCGGGTGACCACCGGGAGCCTGGAGAACGAGCCGGAGCCGGCGGCCGCCACGCCGGCGGTGACCGGGGGCGGCTCGGCCGCGCCGAGCACCGAACTGGAGGTCACCATCGCCGGGGTCTGGCGGGACGCGCTGGGCGTGCCGGAGATCGGCGTCGACGACGACTTCTTCGCCCTCGGCGGCAACTCGCTGGTCGCGGTCCAGCTGATCGCGGCGATGCGCAAGGCGACCGGGGTGCGGTTGCCGATGCGCAGCCTCTTCGAGACGCCGACCGTCGCCGGTCTCGCCGCCCGGATCGAGGAGCTGCGGGCCACCGCCGCCCCCACCGACGAGCCGGCCGCTCCGGCCACCATCCCCGCCATCCCGCGGCTGCCCCGCGCGTG
- a CDS encoding non-ribosomal peptide synthetase, translated as MTDILSISAVHGEDLPWPDATLAELIAAQAARTPDAVAVRQWDTRLSYGELLARAAGVAAALRERGVGRQTRVGVCGARTPNLVVTVVGVLLAGACYVPLEPGGPRRRLREIAADAGVTVVVGDAAEAEFGDVPGVEAVGLPGPAPLAPCPARPGDPAYVLFTSGSTGRPKGVLTTHRNVVEFVTGCAALTGADAGVRSLGIASLGFDAATMDLFLPLLLGGAVQLLGADDRADPVRLARFIAAHEVNWGFITPTVLSMLDPAELPAWRVVLCGGEAVPAELAARWAPGRLLLNGYGPTETTVLAVSGELTAADRDPVPIGRPLPNHRAYVVDERLRPVPPGETGELLIGGPGLADGYLNRPALTAERFVPDPFSDLPGERLYRTGDLVRQDPDGRIVYLGRADRQVKVRGQRIELGEVEAVLADLPGVERVAVEALPGPAGTELVAFLTPADAPDDELLRAYAGPRLTAAMLPARVLRLAELPVSPTSGKLDRAALRALAAAGRPAEPVAAADPAGADEPLAAGVARIWGRLLSAAPDPTSDFLAAGGNSIAAMRLVAALRAELGRQVDARDVFTGRTLAGLVERVRAAAPADGDGLTTGNPPTLSPPQRRLWFVDQLAPSSAPYNIAVAHRLRGPLDTAALGAALRAVAERHDVLRWRIPQTAGVPYAVREEPTDVAVPVVDLTGGADAAAELAGMLAAGAAHAFDLATGPPWQVTVYRLGVDEHVLAITLHHAVFDGWSEKLLYDDLAAAYAQAVAGRTPRLPALAATYADYAVWRAERDRHRGAADLAWWREHLRDAPTVLELPRDRPRPAVATYTGAEAAVRLPEATGRAVRALAERRGTTVAAVLLAGFGELLRRLTGGADHVLGAIVADRRLAAFDDVVGFFIDTVPVRVRGGAASFAELVDRCATELHEATAHPGAPLEKIVEALGVGRDTARAPLVQVLFNVLNFAAPRLALAGLTAEPVAVPKPGSPFDITVYVVERDGRWGVEVVYNPDLFDAERVEGLLADLVALVGALAATPDAPADRVAAELPRPTVATPQLGAMSVAAAEPPRGVLPAGPDGLTDTEELIAGIWREVLDRDQVGVTDNFFDIGGHSLALAAVHARLTAATGRSIKMLDLFRHPTIRALAASLDGAADRPELARAALRAAARRSRTRRNPPRRPGGTA; from the coding sequence GTGACCGACATCCTGTCCATCAGCGCCGTGCACGGGGAAGACCTGCCCTGGCCGGACGCCACGCTGGCCGAGCTGATCGCCGCCCAGGCCGCCCGCACCCCGGACGCGGTAGCGGTGCGCCAGTGGGACACCCGGCTCAGCTACGGCGAACTGCTGGCCCGGGCCGCCGGGGTTGCCGCCGCGCTGCGCGAGCGCGGCGTCGGCCGGCAGACGCGGGTCGGTGTCTGCGGCGCCCGTACCCCCAACCTGGTGGTCACCGTGGTCGGGGTGCTGCTCGCCGGCGCCTGCTACGTGCCGCTGGAGCCGGGCGGGCCGCGCCGGCGGCTGCGGGAGATCGCCGCCGACGCCGGGGTGACCGTGGTGGTCGGCGACGCCGCCGAGGCGGAGTTCGGCGACGTGCCCGGCGTCGAGGCGGTCGGCCTGCCCGGCCCCGCCCCGCTGGCCCCCTGCCCGGCGCGCCCCGGCGACCCGGCGTACGTGCTGTTCACCTCCGGCTCCACCGGCCGACCCAAGGGGGTGCTCACCACCCACCGCAACGTGGTCGAGTTCGTCACCGGCTGCGCCGCGCTGACCGGCGCCGACGCCGGGGTGCGCAGCCTCGGCATCGCCTCGCTCGGCTTCGACGCGGCCACCATGGACCTGTTCCTGCCGCTGCTGCTCGGCGGCGCCGTCCAGCTGCTCGGCGCCGACGACCGGGCCGACCCGGTACGGCTCGCCCGGTTCATCGCCGCGCACGAGGTGAACTGGGGGTTCATCACCCCGACCGTGCTGTCCATGCTCGACCCGGCCGAGCTGCCGGCCTGGCGGGTGGTGCTCTGCGGCGGTGAGGCGGTGCCCGCCGAGCTGGCCGCCCGCTGGGCGCCTGGACGGCTCCTCCTGAACGGCTACGGGCCCACCGAGACCACCGTGCTCGCGGTCAGCGGCGAGCTGACCGCCGCCGATCGCGACCCGGTGCCGATCGGCCGCCCGCTGCCCAACCACCGGGCGTACGTGGTGGACGAGCGGCTGCGCCCGGTGCCGCCGGGGGAGACCGGCGAGCTGCTGATCGGCGGCCCGGGCCTGGCCGACGGCTATCTCAACCGGCCCGCGCTGACCGCCGAACGGTTCGTCCCCGACCCGTTCTCCGACCTGCCCGGCGAGCGGCTCTACCGCACCGGTGACCTGGTGCGGCAGGACCCGGACGGCCGGATCGTCTACCTGGGCCGCGCCGACCGGCAGGTGAAGGTCCGCGGCCAGCGGATCGAACTGGGTGAGGTGGAGGCGGTGCTGGCCGACCTGCCCGGGGTGGAGCGGGTCGCGGTGGAGGCGCTGCCCGGCCCGGCCGGCACCGAGCTGGTCGCGTTCCTCACCCCCGCCGACGCGCCCGACGACGAGCTGCTGCGGGCGTACGCCGGGCCGCGGCTGACCGCCGCGATGCTGCCGGCCCGGGTGCTGCGCCTGGCCGAGCTGCCGGTCAGCCCGACCAGCGGCAAGCTGGACCGGGCGGCGCTGCGCGCGCTGGCCGCCGCCGGCCGCCCCGCCGAGCCGGTCGCAGCGGCCGACCCGGCCGGCGCGGACGAGCCGCTGGCGGCCGGGGTGGCCCGGATCTGGGGCCGGCTGCTCAGCGCCGCACCCGACCCGACCAGCGACTTCCTGGCCGCCGGCGGCAACTCGATCGCCGCGATGCGGCTGGTCGCCGCGCTCCGCGCCGAACTCGGCCGGCAGGTCGACGCCCGGGACGTCTTCACCGGGCGGACCCTGGCCGGGCTCGTCGAGCGGGTCCGCGCCGCGGCTCCCGCCGACGGCGACGGGCTGACCACCGGCAACCCGCCCACCCTCTCCCCGCCGCAGCGGCGGCTCTGGTTCGTCGACCAGCTCGCCCCGTCCAGCGCGCCGTACAACATCGCGGTGGCGCACCGGCTGCGCGGCCCGCTGGACACCGCCGCCCTGGGCGCGGCGCTGCGCGCCGTCGCCGAACGGCACGACGTGCTGCGCTGGCGGATCCCGCAGACCGCCGGCGTGCCGTACGCGGTCCGCGAGGAGCCGACCGACGTGGCCGTGCCGGTGGTCGACCTGACCGGCGGCGCCGACGCCGCGGCGGAGCTGGCCGGGATGCTGGCCGCCGGTGCGGCGCACGCCTTCGACCTGGCCACCGGGCCGCCCTGGCAGGTGACCGTCTACCGGCTCGGCGTGGACGAGCACGTCCTGGCGATCACCCTGCACCACGCGGTCTTCGACGGCTGGTCGGAGAAGCTGCTCTACGACGACCTCGCGGCGGCGTACGCCCAGGCGGTCGCCGGGCGGACGCCGCGGCTGCCGGCGCTGGCCGCCACGTACGCCGACTACGCGGTGTGGCGGGCCGAGCGGGACCGGCACCGCGGCGCGGCCGACCTGGCCTGGTGGCGCGAGCACCTGCGGGACGCCCCGACCGTCCTCGAACTGCCCCGCGACCGGCCCCGGCCGGCGGTGGCGACCTACACCGGCGCCGAGGCGGCCGTGCGGTTGCCCGAGGCCACCGGCCGGGCCGTGCGCGCGCTGGCCGAACGGCGCGGCACCACCGTCGCCGCGGTGCTGCTGGCCGGCTTCGGCGAACTGCTGCGCCGGCTCACCGGCGGCGCCGACCACGTGCTCGGCGCGATCGTCGCCGACCGGCGGCTGGCCGCCTTCGACGACGTGGTCGGCTTCTTCATCGACACCGTGCCGGTGCGGGTACGCGGCGGCGCGGCCAGCTTCGCCGAGCTGGTCGACCGGTGCGCGACCGAACTGCACGAGGCGACCGCCCACCCGGGGGCGCCGCTGGAGAAGATCGTCGAGGCCCTCGGGGTGGGCCGGGACACCGCCCGCGCCCCGCTGGTGCAGGTGCTGTTCAACGTGCTCAACTTCGCCGCGCCGCGGCTCGCGCTGGCCGGGCTGACCGCGGAGCCGGTCGCCGTGCCGAAGCCGGGGTCCCCGTTCGACATCACCGTCTACGTGGTCGAGCGGGACGGCCGCTGGGGTGTCGAGGTGGTCTACAACCCGGACCTGTTCGACGCCGAACGGGTCGAGGGGCTGCTCGCCGACCTGGTGGCGCTGGTCGGCGCCCTGGCCGCCACGCCGGACGCCCCCGCGGACCGGGTGGCCGCCGAGCTGCCCCGGCCGACCGTGGCCACCCCCCAGCTCGGCGCGATGAGCGTGGCGGCCGCCGAGCCGCCGCGCGGCGTGCTGCCCGCCGGCCCGGACGGCCTGACCGACACCGAGGAACTGATCGCCGGCATCTGGCGCGAGGTGCTGGACCGCGACCAGGTCGGGGTCACCGACAACTTCTTCGACATCGGCGGGCACTCGCTCGCCCTGGCCGCCGTGCACGCCCGGCTGACCGCCGCCACCGGCCGCTCGATCAAGATGCTCGACCTCTTCCGCCACCCCACCATCCGGGCGCTCGCCGCCAGCCTCGACGGCGCCGCCGACCGGCCGGAGCTGGCCCGCGCCGCGCTGCGCGCCGCCGCCCGACGCAGCCGTACCCGCCGTAACCCACCCCGCCGCCCCGGCGGCACCGCGTGA